In the Palaeococcus pacificus DY20341 genome, one interval contains:
- a CDS encoding geranylgeranylglyceryl/heptaprenylglyceryl phosphate synthase — MKIGKVESYIHEKIEKEKLHFVLLDPDDVSPELASKLAKMSEELGVDAIMIGGSTGAEGEVLDNVVKAIKESSNLPTILFPGSHGGLSKYADALFFMSLLNSTNPFFITGAQALGAFRVKLYGLEPIPMAYLIVEPGETVGWVGDAKPIPRHKPKIAAAYALAGQYLGMRLVYLEAGSGAPSHVPNEMVKIVKSVLDVPLIVGGGIRSYEDAKEVAMAGADIIVTGTAIEKAGSLEEAEKRLRSIIKGVKEVKP, encoded by the coding sequence ATGAAAATCGGAAAAGTTGAGTCTTACATTCATGAAAAGATTGAGAAGGAAAAATTACACTTCGTCCTTCTTGATCCAGATGATGTCTCACCTGAATTAGCATCAAAGCTGGCTAAAATGAGTGAAGAACTTGGTGTTGATGCTATAATGATCGGAGGCTCTACGGGAGCTGAAGGAGAAGTTCTCGACAATGTCGTTAAGGCAATAAAGGAGAGCTCCAATTTGCCCACAATACTCTTCCCGGGCTCTCACGGGGGGTTAAGCAAATACGCTGACGCGCTCTTCTTTATGAGTTTGCTCAACTCCACAAACCCATTCTTCATTACGGGAGCTCAAGCCCTCGGGGCGTTTAGGGTTAAGCTCTATGGGCTGGAGCCAATCCCAATGGCCTACCTCATAGTTGAGCCCGGGGAAACCGTTGGCTGGGTTGGAGATGCTAAGCCAATTCCAAGGCACAAGCCAAAGATTGCAGCGGCTTACGCTTTGGCCGGCCAGTACTTGGGAATGCGCCTCGTTTACCTCGAAGCGGGAAGCGGAGCGCCAAGCCATGTGCCCAACGAGATGGTTAAAATAGTGAAGAGCGTTCTCGATGTTCCTTTAATAGTCGGCGGCGGCATTAGGAGCTACGAGGATGCAAAAGAAGTAGCAATGGCCGGCGCCGATATAATTGTGACGGGCACGGCCATAGAAAAGGCTGGCTCATTGGAAGAGGCCGAGAAGCGTTTGAGGAGCATAATCAAAGGTGTGAAGGAAGTTAAGCCTTAG
- a CDS encoding Rossmann-like domain-containing protein, which yields MLFKDIKRKALKMIHEDFRVLDFSFGLPYTYVVIEGERGKALGVMMTLPEEIQLFRNSIEEISVEAFIEKADSLNIIERTLALAAINAVSQYYIDLSGAEEKDVLELLNGGIERVAVIGNMPPIVKALKEQEFEVYVFERNPKISDRETFSDSLEYVLLPQMDAVIVSGSSLANGTLEMILERSKNAELIALTGPSAQVHPELIRGTGVTHLASMKVLDVEKALIKLKLGCFRGFEKANRKYTIKI from the coding sequence ATGCTGTTCAAAGACATCAAAAGAAAGGCATTAAAGATGATACACGAGGATTTCCGTGTTTTAGACTTCTCCTTTGGCCTCCCATACACTTACGTGGTCATTGAAGGTGAGCGCGGGAAAGCTTTGGGAGTTATGATGACTCTCCCAGAGGAAATTCAGCTCTTCAGAAACTCTATCGAAGAGATAAGCGTCGAGGCATTCATAGAAAAGGCCGATAGCTTAAACATAATTGAGAGAACCTTAGCATTAGCAGCGATAAACGCGGTTTCACAGTACTATATTGACTTAAGCGGCGCTGAGGAAAAAGACGTGCTTGAGCTTTTAAACGGGGGGATAGAGCGAGTAGCAGTAATAGGAAACATGCCCCCAATAGTTAAAGCTTTGAAGGAGCAAGAGTTTGAGGTTTACGTCTTTGAGCGCAATCCAAAGATAAGTGATAGAGAGACCTTCAGCGATTCTCTCGAGTACGTCCTTCTCCCCCAAATGGACGCTGTAATAGTGAGTGGTTCCTCCTTAGCTAACGGCACGCTTGAGATGATTCTGGAGCGCTCTAAAAATGCAGAGCTAATAGCTTTGACGGGGCCGAGCGCCCAAGTGCATCCAGAGCTCATTAGAGGAACAGGGGTTACGCACTTAGCCTCGATGAAAGTTTTGGACGTAGAAAAAGCTCTAATAAAGCTCAAACTCGGATGCTTCAGGGGCTTTGAAAAAGCAAACAGGAAGTACACGATAAAAATTTAA
- a CDS encoding GIY-YIG nuclease family protein → MKGSYFLVIWLERDKLVQTKKKSFKLNRGYYVYVGSAMNSLEKRVARHFRKDKKLHWHVDFLLKEAELLEAYLIPSEERLEEKLSRDVAKFGDEIEGFGASDLKGVHTNLYYFGEANPEKKLENLLSNLGLRWKRVKSEGDIMET, encoded by the coding sequence ATGAAAGGCTCTTACTTTCTCGTGATTTGGCTGGAGAGGGATAAGTTAGTGCAGACTAAGAAAAAAAGCTTCAAACTTAACAGGGGTTATTATGTCTATGTTGGCTCCGCTATGAACTCACTCGAAAAGCGCGTCGCTCGACATTTCCGCAAAGATAAAAAGCTCCACTGGCACGTTGACTTTCTCCTAAAAGAAGCTGAGCTCTTAGAGGCCTACCTAATCCCAAGTGAAGAGCGCTTGGAAGAGAAGCTTTCAAGAGATGTGGCCAAGTTTGGCGATGAGATAGAGGGTTTTGGGGCGAGCGACTTGAAGGGGGTGCATACAAACTTATACTACTTTGGCGAAGCTAATCCAGAGAAAAAATTGGAGAACCTTTTGAGTAATCTCGGCTTGAGGTGGAAAAGGGTTAAAAGTGAGGGAGATATTATGGAAACTTAG
- the folP gene encoding dihydropteroate synthase — protein MRFAGVDLSKPKVMGVINVSPESFFKGSVKQSEEELIQTVLKMVEDGASFIDVGAKSTAPYLETQIPVEEEVRRAVWAIKTIREHVDVPISIDTTSARVAEEALKAGADIINDVSGLKGDENMAKVAKEYDVPVIVCAHKKVGDFKDPVHEVIKALEESLQIAYKHGIEKEKIAIDPAIGFLRPNWPPWYEWDSKVLANLNLLKVFGLPILVGVSRKSFIGAITGRKDPMERLAGSLAATAIAVWNGAHIIRTHDVRETVDAVKMAAFMRTFNP, from the coding sequence ATGCGCTTTGCAGGTGTTGACCTAAGCAAGCCAAAAGTCATGGGAGTGATAAATGTTTCACCAGAGAGCTTCTTTAAAGGAAGCGTTAAGCAAAGTGAAGAAGAGCTCATCCAAACAGTTCTAAAGATGGTTGAAGATGGGGCATCCTTCATAGATGTTGGTGCAAAATCAACGGCACCATACTTGGAGACTCAAATTCCAGTTGAAGAGGAAGTTAGGAGGGCAGTTTGGGCGATTAAAACAATCAGGGAGCACGTTGATGTGCCAATAAGTATCGACACCACGAGCGCGAGGGTAGCGGAAGAAGCGTTAAAAGCTGGGGCAGACATAATAAACGACGTGAGTGGCCTAAAAGGCGATGAGAACATGGCTAAAGTAGCTAAGGAGTACGACGTTCCCGTAATAGTCTGCGCCCATAAGAAAGTTGGAGACTTCAAAGACCCTGTCCATGAAGTTATAAAAGCCCTCGAAGAAAGCCTCCAGATTGCATACAAACACGGCATTGAGAAAGAGAAAATCGCCATAGACCCAGCGATAGGCTTTTTAAGGCCGAACTGGCCGCCCTGGTATGAGTGGGACTCCAAAGTTCTGGCAAACCTGAACCTCTTAAAGGTCTTTGGACTGCCGATTTTAGTGGGCGTCTCAAGGAAGTCGTTCATTGGGGCAATCACCGGAAGAAAAGACCCAATGGAAAGGCTTGCAGGAAGCTTAGCGGCAACTGCAATAGCCGTTTGGAACGGCGCACACATAATAAGGACTCACGATGTTAGGGAGACTGTGGATGCTGTTAAGATGGCCGCGTTTATGAGAACGTTTAACCCCTGA
- a CDS encoding M55 family metallopeptidase: protein MKAFISVDLEGMPFVVSREHLFVKGALYNEARKIATKITLAVVEELYENGFDEILIADSHGPMVNLLVDELPPYVELIRGFPRPVSMVAGVEEADAVLFLGYHSKAGTPSSTFDHTYSGATVDSLKINSVPVSEFLLNSYVAGHYNVPVILVAGDAKLIEDDVKKFAPWVEGIPLKRAFSRYSARSPSLAKLENELKDGVKRAVEKLKAGEARPLKTSSPVKVELRFLGSEMAETAELLPSVKRIDGKTVEFEARDVVEAYKVFELLVLASAGVRAVVMR from the coding sequence ATGAAGGCGTTTATATCCGTTGATTTAGAAGGTATGCCCTTTGTGGTCAGCAGAGAGCACCTATTTGTTAAAGGTGCCCTCTACAACGAGGCCCGCAAAATAGCCACGAAAATAACCCTCGCCGTCGTAGAGGAGCTCTATGAAAACGGCTTTGATGAAATTCTCATTGCAGACAGCCACGGCCCAATGGTTAACCTCCTCGTGGACGAGCTTCCCCCTTATGTGGAGCTCATTAGGGGATTCCCAAGGCCCGTTAGCATGGTTGCTGGGGTTGAAGAGGCGGATGCAGTACTTTTCTTGGGCTACCACTCAAAAGCGGGCACTCCAAGCTCTACATTTGACCACACTTACAGCGGGGCAACTGTTGATTCCTTAAAAATAAACAGCGTTCCAGTGAGTGAATTCCTGCTAAACTCTTATGTTGCAGGCCACTACAACGTTCCCGTGATTCTAGTTGCTGGAGATGCCAAGCTAATTGAGGATGATGTTAAAAAGTTCGCTCCTTGGGTAGAGGGCATTCCTCTCAAAAGGGCATTTTCGAGATATTCTGCGAGGAGCCCGAGCTTAGCGAAGCTTGAAAATGAGCTTAAAGATGGAGTTAAGCGCGCTGTTGAGAAGCTTAAGGCTGGAGAAGCCAGACCTTTAAAGACGAGCAGCCCGGTAAAAGTCGAGCTCAGGTTCCTTGGAAGTGAAATGGCAGAAACAGCTGAGCTTTTGCCATCCGTGAAAAGAATCGATGGAAAAACGGTGGAGTTTGAAGCAAGAGATGTAGTGGAAGCGTACAAAGTCTTTGAGCTGCTGGTTCTAGCGTCTGCAGGAGTAAGGGCGGTAGTGATGCGCTGA